One window of the Eucalyptus grandis isolate ANBG69807.140 chromosome 8, ASM1654582v1, whole genome shotgun sequence genome contains the following:
- the LOC104415840 gene encoding RNA cytidine acetyltransferase 1 isoform X1 translates to MRKKVDERIRTLIENGVKNRHRSMFVVVGDKSRDQIVNLHYMLSKAVIKSRPTVLWCYRDKLELSSHKKKRGKQIKKLMQRGLLDPEKVDPFSLFVESGGLTYCLYKDSERILGNTFGMCILQDFEALTPNLLARTIETVEGGGLIVLLLRNLSSLTSLYTMVMDVHERFRTESHSEAAGRFNERFLLSLSSCKSCVVMDDELNVLPISSHIRSITPVPAKEDSEGLSEAERDLKDLKEQLNDDFPVGPLIRKCCTLDQGKAVTTFLDAILDKALRNTIALLASRGRGKSAALGLAIAGAIAAGYSNIFVTAPSPENLKTLFEFVCKGFDSFEYKEHIDYDVVRSASPEFKKAIVRINIYRQHRQTIQYIQPHEHEKLSQVELLVVDEAAAIPLPVVKSLLGPYLVFLSSTVNGYEGTGRSLSLKLLQQLEEQSHATVNGAEAAHSGRLFKKIELAESIRYASGDPIESWLNALLCLDVANYVPSITRLPSPSECDLYYVNRDTLFSYHKDSELFLQRMMALYVASHYKNSPNDLQLMADAPAHHLFVLLGPVDESRNQLPDILCVLQVCLEGQISRKSVIKSLSDGHQPSGDQIPWKFSEQFQDTVFPSLSGARIVRIATHPSAMRLGYGSTAVDLLSRYFEGQLTNISEAEIENMEEEPPVRVTEAAQKASLLEENIKPKANLPPLLVHLRERRPEKLHYIGVSFGLTLDLFRFWRKHKFVPFYIGQIPNTVTGEHTCMVLKPLKNDDIDVTGSDQWGFFSPFYRDFKQRFARLLSYGFRNMEYKLAMSILDPKINFNDEEINPSNSEGFSLNQILSPHDMKRLEAYTNNLADYHMILDTVPILSHTYFQEKLPVSLSYAQASVLLCVGLQHHDISYVEGQIKLERQQILSLFIKVMKKFYKHLHANAAKEIDSALPRLKEVVLEPHSVSVDEDLNEAAKKVEDEMKTKAEGFLNPEFLQQYAIVGRESDFESALQNGGKIASGGVISVKSSGEKKEKHKKHKENQESGKKRSRNNPGSKSDKKRKS, encoded by the exons ATGAGGAAGAAGGTGGACGAACGGATCAGGACGCTCATCGAGAACGGCGTCAAGAACCGCCACCGGTCCATGTTCGTCGTCGTCGGCGACAAGTCCCGCGACCAG ATTGTGAATCTTCACTACATGCTGAGCAAGGCGGTGATCAAGTCTAGGCCGACCGTCTTGTGGTGCTACAGGGATAAGCTTGAACTCAGCAG TCACAAGAAGAAACGgggaaagcaaataaaaaagttgatgcAGAGGGGCCTCTTGGATCCAGAAAAGGTTGACCCTTTTTCGCTCTTCGTGGAAAGCGGAGGGTTGACATATTGCTTGTACAAGGATTCTGAAAGAATTCTTGGAAACACTTTTGGAATGTGCATACTTCAG GATTTTGAAGCTTTGACCCCAAATCTACTTGCCAGAACAATCGAAACAGTGGAGGGTGGTGGGTTGATTGTATTGCTGCTTCGGAATCTCTCCTCATTGACTAGTCTTTATACCATGGTTATG GATGTTCACGAGAGGTTCCGTACCGAATCCCATTCTGAGGCTGCTGGACGCTTTAATGAAAGATTCTTGTTATCACTTTCTTCGTGCAAATCATGTGTTGTTATGGATGACGAGCTCAATGTTTTACCAATATCTTCTCACATCAGATCAATTACTCCAGTTCCAGCAAAAGAG GACTCTGAAGGGCTATCAGAAGCGGAGAGGGACCTAAAAGATTTAAAAGAGCAACTCAATGATGATTTTCCTGTTGGACCTTTGATAAGGAAATGCTGCACTCTAGATCAG GGGAAAGCTGTCACTACATTTCTTGATGCAATATTGGATAAGGCTCTACGTAATACAATTGCTTTACTTGCTTCTCGGGGTCGTGGTAAATCAGCTGCCCTTGGCTTAGCAATCGCTGGTGCCATTGCTGCTGG GTATTCAAATATCTTTGTGACTGCACCAAGTCCAGAGAATTTGAAAACTTTATTTGAATTTGTTTGCAAGGGATTTGATTCATTTGAATACAAG GAACATATTGATTATGATGTGGTGAGAAGTGCCAGTCCAGAGTTTAAAAAGGCAATAGTGAGAATTAATATTTACAGGCAGCACAGACAAACAATTCAG TACATACAACCACATGAGCATGAGAAGCTTTCCCAAGTTGAATTGTTGGTTGTTGATGAAGCAGCTGCAATTCCACTGCCAGTTGTTAAATCATTGCTTGGTCCATATCTGGTTTTCCTCTCATCCACAGTAAATGG TTATGAAGGTACTGGGCGTTCTTTATCACTGAAACTTCTACAGCAATTGGAAGAGCAAAGTCATGCAACAGTTAATGGTGCTGAGGCAGCTCATTCTG GTCGTCTCTTCAAGAAGATTGAACTGGCCGAATCTATCAGATATGCTTCTGGTGATCCAATTGAATCCTGGCTCAATGCATTGCTTTGCCTTGATGTTGCCAATTATGTTCCTAGTATTACCAG GTTACCCTCTCCCAGTGAGTGTGATCTCTACTATGTAAATAGAGATACACTTTTTTCCTATCACAAGGACAGTGAGTTGTTTTTACAG AGGATGATGGCCTTATATGTTGCATCTCACTACAAAAACTCACCGAATGATTTACAATTAATGGCTGATGCTCCAGCACACCACTTGTTTGTATTGCTTG GACCCGTTGATGAGTCCCGGAATCAACTGCCCGACATCTTGTGTGTCCtacag gtCTGTCTTGAAGGACAAATATCTCGTAAATCTGTGATTAAAAGTCTAAGTGATGGGCATCAACCCTCTGGAGATCAAATTCCATGGAAGTTCTCTGAGCAGTTCCAGGACACTGTTTTCCCTAGTCTATCTGGTGCTAGGATTGTGCGAATTGCCACACATCCTAGTGCAATGAGG CTTGGATATGGCTCAACTGCTGTGGACCTCTTATCGAG ATACTTTGAAGGACAGTTGACAAATATTTCAGAAGCAGAGATTGAAAATATGGAAGAGGAGCCACCTGTCAGAGTGACAGAAGCAGCACAGAAG GCATCTTTgctggaagagaacataaaacCCAAAGCTAATCTTCCTCCTTTGCTAGTACATCTTCGTGAAAGACGGCCTGAAAAGCTCCATTACATTGGTGTCTCCTTTGGTCTTACTCTGGACCTTTTTCGCTTCTGGAGGAAACATAAGTTTGTCCCATTTTACATTGGCCAGATTCCA AATACCGTGACTGGTGAACACACCTGTATGGTTTTGAAGCCtttaaaaaatgatgatattgatgtCACTGGATCTGATCAGTGGGGTTTTTTCAGTCCATTTTATAGAG ATTTTAAGCAAAGGTTTGCAAGGCTTTTGAGCTATGGTTTTCGTAATATGGAATATAAacttgctatgag CATATtggatccgaagatcaactttaATGATGAGGAAATCAACCCATCTAACTCGGAAGGATTTTCTCTCAACCAAATTTTATCACCTCATGATATGAAGCGACTTGAAGCTTATACTAATAATCTTGCTGATTATCATATG ATTCTGGACACTGTGCCAATTCTTTCGCATACATACTTCCAGGAGAAGCTTCCAGTTTCTTTATCATATGCTCAGGCATCAGTCTTGCTATGCGTTGGATTGCAGCATCATGACATCAGTTATGTTGAG GGACAAATTAAGTTGGAGAGGCAGCAAATTTTGTCTTTGTTCATCAAGGTTATGAAAAAGTTCTACAAACATCTACATGCTAATGCAGCAAAGGAGATAGACTCTGCCCTACCTCGCTTGAAAGAG GTCGTTTTGGAACCACACAGTGTATCTGTGGATGAAGATCTAAATGAGGCAGCGAAGAAAGTTGAG GACGAGATGAAGACCAAGGCAGAGGGTTTCCTAAACCCTGAATTTCTTCAACAGTATGCCATTGTTGGAAGAGAATCCGATTTCGAGAGTGCTCTGCAAAACGGAGGTAAGATCGCCTCAGGTGGCGTCATCAGTGTCAAATCTAgtggagagaaaaaggagaaacatAAAAAGCACAAAGAGAATCAAGAGAGCGGGAAAAAGCGAAGCAGGAACAACCCTGGCTCCAAATCTGACAAGAAACGGAAGTCCTAA
- the LOC104415840 gene encoding RNA cytidine acetyltransferase 1 isoform X2, which translates to MVMDVHERFRTESHSEAAGRFNERFLLSLSSCKSCVVMDDELNVLPISSHIRSITPVPAKEDSEGLSEAERDLKDLKEQLNDDFPVGPLIRKCCTLDQGKAVTTFLDAILDKALRNTIALLASRGRGKSAALGLAIAGAIAAGYSNIFVTAPSPENLKTLFEFVCKGFDSFEYKEHIDYDVVRSASPEFKKAIVRINIYRQHRQTIQYIQPHEHEKLSQVELLVVDEAAAIPLPVVKSLLGPYLVFLSSTVNGYEGTGRSLSLKLLQQLEEQSHATVNGAEAAHSGRLFKKIELAESIRYASGDPIESWLNALLCLDVANYVPSITRLPSPSECDLYYVNRDTLFSYHKDSELFLQRMMALYVASHYKNSPNDLQLMADAPAHHLFVLLGPVDESRNQLPDILCVLQVCLEGQISRKSVIKSLSDGHQPSGDQIPWKFSEQFQDTVFPSLSGARIVRIATHPSAMRLGYGSTAVDLLSRYFEGQLTNISEAEIENMEEEPPVRVTEAAQKASLLEENIKPKANLPPLLVHLRERRPEKLHYIGVSFGLTLDLFRFWRKHKFVPFYIGQIPNTVTGEHTCMVLKPLKNDDIDVTGSDQWGFFSPFYRDFKQRFARLLSYGFRNMEYKLAMSILDPKINFNDEEINPSNSEGFSLNQILSPHDMKRLEAYTNNLADYHMILDTVPILSHTYFQEKLPVSLSYAQASVLLCVGLQHHDISYVEGQIKLERQQILSLFIKVMKKFYKHLHANAAKEIDSALPRLKEVVLEPHSVSVDEDLNEAAKKVEDEMKTKAEGFLNPEFLQQYAIVGRESDFESALQNGGKIASGGVISVKSSGEKKEKHKKHKENQESGKKRSRNNPGSKSDKKRKS; encoded by the exons ATGGTTATG GATGTTCACGAGAGGTTCCGTACCGAATCCCATTCTGAGGCTGCTGGACGCTTTAATGAAAGATTCTTGTTATCACTTTCTTCGTGCAAATCATGTGTTGTTATGGATGACGAGCTCAATGTTTTACCAATATCTTCTCACATCAGATCAATTACTCCAGTTCCAGCAAAAGAG GACTCTGAAGGGCTATCAGAAGCGGAGAGGGACCTAAAAGATTTAAAAGAGCAACTCAATGATGATTTTCCTGTTGGACCTTTGATAAGGAAATGCTGCACTCTAGATCAG GGGAAAGCTGTCACTACATTTCTTGATGCAATATTGGATAAGGCTCTACGTAATACAATTGCTTTACTTGCTTCTCGGGGTCGTGGTAAATCAGCTGCCCTTGGCTTAGCAATCGCTGGTGCCATTGCTGCTGG GTATTCAAATATCTTTGTGACTGCACCAAGTCCAGAGAATTTGAAAACTTTATTTGAATTTGTTTGCAAGGGATTTGATTCATTTGAATACAAG GAACATATTGATTATGATGTGGTGAGAAGTGCCAGTCCAGAGTTTAAAAAGGCAATAGTGAGAATTAATATTTACAGGCAGCACAGACAAACAATTCAG TACATACAACCACATGAGCATGAGAAGCTTTCCCAAGTTGAATTGTTGGTTGTTGATGAAGCAGCTGCAATTCCACTGCCAGTTGTTAAATCATTGCTTGGTCCATATCTGGTTTTCCTCTCATCCACAGTAAATGG TTATGAAGGTACTGGGCGTTCTTTATCACTGAAACTTCTACAGCAATTGGAAGAGCAAAGTCATGCAACAGTTAATGGTGCTGAGGCAGCTCATTCTG GTCGTCTCTTCAAGAAGATTGAACTGGCCGAATCTATCAGATATGCTTCTGGTGATCCAATTGAATCCTGGCTCAATGCATTGCTTTGCCTTGATGTTGCCAATTATGTTCCTAGTATTACCAG GTTACCCTCTCCCAGTGAGTGTGATCTCTACTATGTAAATAGAGATACACTTTTTTCCTATCACAAGGACAGTGAGTTGTTTTTACAG AGGATGATGGCCTTATATGTTGCATCTCACTACAAAAACTCACCGAATGATTTACAATTAATGGCTGATGCTCCAGCACACCACTTGTTTGTATTGCTTG GACCCGTTGATGAGTCCCGGAATCAACTGCCCGACATCTTGTGTGTCCtacag gtCTGTCTTGAAGGACAAATATCTCGTAAATCTGTGATTAAAAGTCTAAGTGATGGGCATCAACCCTCTGGAGATCAAATTCCATGGAAGTTCTCTGAGCAGTTCCAGGACACTGTTTTCCCTAGTCTATCTGGTGCTAGGATTGTGCGAATTGCCACACATCCTAGTGCAATGAGG CTTGGATATGGCTCAACTGCTGTGGACCTCTTATCGAG ATACTTTGAAGGACAGTTGACAAATATTTCAGAAGCAGAGATTGAAAATATGGAAGAGGAGCCACCTGTCAGAGTGACAGAAGCAGCACAGAAG GCATCTTTgctggaagagaacataaaacCCAAAGCTAATCTTCCTCCTTTGCTAGTACATCTTCGTGAAAGACGGCCTGAAAAGCTCCATTACATTGGTGTCTCCTTTGGTCTTACTCTGGACCTTTTTCGCTTCTGGAGGAAACATAAGTTTGTCCCATTTTACATTGGCCAGATTCCA AATACCGTGACTGGTGAACACACCTGTATGGTTTTGAAGCCtttaaaaaatgatgatattgatgtCACTGGATCTGATCAGTGGGGTTTTTTCAGTCCATTTTATAGAG ATTTTAAGCAAAGGTTTGCAAGGCTTTTGAGCTATGGTTTTCGTAATATGGAATATAAacttgctatgag CATATtggatccgaagatcaactttaATGATGAGGAAATCAACCCATCTAACTCGGAAGGATTTTCTCTCAACCAAATTTTATCACCTCATGATATGAAGCGACTTGAAGCTTATACTAATAATCTTGCTGATTATCATATG ATTCTGGACACTGTGCCAATTCTTTCGCATACATACTTCCAGGAGAAGCTTCCAGTTTCTTTATCATATGCTCAGGCATCAGTCTTGCTATGCGTTGGATTGCAGCATCATGACATCAGTTATGTTGAG GGACAAATTAAGTTGGAGAGGCAGCAAATTTTGTCTTTGTTCATCAAGGTTATGAAAAAGTTCTACAAACATCTACATGCTAATGCAGCAAAGGAGATAGACTCTGCCCTACCTCGCTTGAAAGAG GTCGTTTTGGAACCACACAGTGTATCTGTGGATGAAGATCTAAATGAGGCAGCGAAGAAAGTTGAG GACGAGATGAAGACCAAGGCAGAGGGTTTCCTAAACCCTGAATTTCTTCAACAGTATGCCATTGTTGGAAGAGAATCCGATTTCGAGAGTGCTCTGCAAAACGGAGGTAAGATCGCCTCAGGTGGCGTCATCAGTGTCAAATCTAgtggagagaaaaaggagaaacatAAAAAGCACAAAGAGAATCAAGAGAGCGGGAAAAAGCGAAGCAGGAACAACCCTGGCTCCAAATCTGACAAGAAACGGAAGTCCTAA
- the LOC104415842 gene encoding acidic endochitinase, whose translation MEYRVAVVFPLILVAVLALAVESDAGGISIYWGQNGNEGTLAETCATGKYEFVNVAFLATFGAGQNPVINLAGHCDPYSHDPYSHPCTALSADIKSCQAKGIKVMLSIGGGAGSYSLASSDDARRVATYLWNNFLGGSSTSRPLGNAVLDGIDFDIEAGTGLYWDDLARYLSSYSKRGKKVYLTAAPQCPFPDASVGKALKTGLFDYVWVQFYNNPPCQYSSGDIGNLEDAWKQWTSSIQATKIFLGLPASPDAAGSGFIPVTDLTSKVLPAIKGSEKYGGVMLWSKYYDDQSGYSNSIKSDV comes from the coding sequence ATGGAATATCGTGTAGCAGTAGTATTTCCGCTCATATTGGTGGCAGTGCTCGCGCTAGCGGTAGAGTCCGATGCTGGAGGGATCTCTATCTATTGGGGTCAGAATGGGAATGAAGGAACATTGGCGGAGACGTGCGCCACTGGAAAGTATGAGTTCGTGAATGTAGCCTTCTTGGCGACTTTCGGTGCAGGTCAGAATCCAGTGATAAACCTTGCCGGCCATTGTGATCCATATAGTCACGATCCATACAGTCACCCTTGTACTGCATTGAGCGCTGACATCAAATCATGCCAGGCCAAGGGAATCAAAGTGATGCTCTCGATTGGAGGTGGGGCTGGTAGCTACTCTCTTGCATCCTCCGACGATGCACGGCGAGTGGCGACCTACCTCTGGAACAACTTCTTGGGGGGAAGTTCGACTTCTCGGCCATTGGGAAATGCAGTCTTAGATGGAATCGACTTCGACATTGAAGCCGGGACCGGCCTGTACTGGGATGATCTTGCCAGGTATCTTTCTAGTTACAGCAAGCGTGGGAAGAAGGTCTACCTGACTGCTGCTCCCCAATGCCCTTTCCCTGATGCATCGGTCGGCAAGGCCCTCAAAACCGGTCTATTCGATTATGTTTGGGTGCAATTCTACAACAACCCTCCATGTCAGTACTCCTCGGGAGACATCGGCAATCTTGAAGACGCATGGAAGCAATGGACATCGAGCATTCAGGCCACCAAGATTTTCCTAGGTTTACCTGCTTCGCCCGATGCAGCCGGAAGCGGTTTCATACCAGTGACAGATCTCACATCAAAAGTACTACCGGCCATCAAAGGTTCCGAAAAATATGGAGGTGTTATGCTCTGGTCCAAGTATTATGATGATCAAAGCGGTTACAGCAATTCCATTAAAAGCGACGTCTAA
- the LOC104415841 gene encoding protein SLOW GREEN 1, chloroplastic, giving the protein MGAKFCHCAITIIVALSQWPLVIIASCQDSYYDDNLHMTTNINLEHLLPDNACRNFIPYGTRVLSLSLSLRSLQSPPKTQLTSPCSRQWRIPGPARATSVSARPPSLLFLRPLVPITSSPASPSASPAVRPDARSSTRLPSRAAALPPLRCRPERLHVSPKAAKLSLPTIPSDDGGRKARALLSPAARFLRFLSGKLVICLLGSFVFVGFVHSKPGLALSPPASEASPQTGDAREEDGDEEEMSERLLETDPTNVEALKVVLYGKMRRGKTKEAVKYVQRLADAEPDEVEWKLLLALCHETMGQISTAKRLFREILEETPLMLRALHGLAMVMHKNQEGPAIFEMLNKALELARRENRVTEDRDIRILIAQMHVVVGNLNAALKDFQDLVSDNPRDFRPYLCQGIIYSLLDKKKEAQEQLETYRSLVPEEFPQRGFLDDVVLAAKSATWEQLQKEFKAELRSERSSG; this is encoded by the exons ATGGGAGCCAAATTTTGCCATTGCGCCATTACTATCATCGTTGCCTTGTCTCAATGGCCACTTGTAATAATTGCATCTTGCCAAGATAGCTACTATGATGACAATCTCCATATG ACGACTAACATTAATTTGGAACATCTATTGCCTGATAATGCATGTCGGAACTTCATTCCATATGGAACaagagttctctctctctctctctctctccgttctCTTCAAAGCCCTCCTAAAACCCAGCTCACCTCTCCGTGCTCGCGTCAATGGCGGATTCCTGGGCCTGCACGAGCCACCTCCGTCTCCGCAcggcctccctccctcctctttctCCGACCTCTCGTCCCCATCACCTCGTCCCCAGCTTCTCCTTCAGCATCTCCCGCCGTTCGCCCGGACGCGCGCTCGTCCACCCGCCTCCCCTCACGCGCCGCCGCCCTGCCGCCGCTCCGATGCCGGCCCGAAAGACTCCACGTTTCGCCGAAAGCCGCCAAATTGAGCCTGCCCACGATCCCCTCAGACGACGGCGGGCGTAAAGCCCGCGCCTTGCTCTCGCCCGCCGCGAGATTCCTCCGGTTCTTGTCCGGAAAGCTGGTGATTTGTCTTCTGGGTTCGTTCGTTTTCGTGGGGTTCGTCCATTCGAAGCCGGGTCTCGCGCTGTCTCCTCCAGCGAGCGAGGCTAGCCCCCAGACGGGGGATGCGCGGGAGGAGGATGGCGATGAGGAGGAGATGAGCGAGAGGCTCTTGGAGACGGACCCGACGAATGTGGAGGCGCTGAAGGTGGTCTTGTATGGGAAGATGAGGAGAGGGAAGACCAAGGAGGCGGTGAAGTACGTGCAGAGGCTGGCGGATGCGGAGCCGGACGAGGTTGAGTGGAAGCTTTTGCTTGCTCTGTGTCATGAGACGATGGGTCAGATCAGCACTGCGAAGAGGCTGTTCAGGGAAATCTTGGAAGAGACGCCTCTTATGCTCAGGGCCTTGCAC GGTCTGGCCATGGTGATGCATAAGAACCAAGAAGGGCCGGCTATCTTTGAGATGCTAAATAAGGCTCTTGAATTAGCCCGTCGTGAAAATAGAGTCACTGAAGATCGAGATATCAGGATTTTAATTGCTCAAATGCATGTTGTAGTG GGGAACCTGAATGCGGCATTGAAAGATTTTCAAGATCTAGTTAGTGacaatcctcgagattttcggCCTTATCTTTGTCAG GGGATAATATATAGTCTGTTggacaagaagaaggaagccCAAGAACAACTCGAGACGTATCGAAGCCTTGTACCTGAGGAATTTCCACAAAGAGGATTTCTTGACGATGTTGTTTTGGCAGCAAAATCGGCAACATGGGAACAACTTCAGAAGGAGTTCAAAGCTGAACTTAGAAGTGAAAGATCATCTGGGTAG
- the LOC104415843 gene encoding tRNA(His) guanylyltransferase 2 isoform X1 — MANSKYEYVKSFEVEDEVMPPNLIIVRIEAFNFDGFSDIHDFEKPNDEKALALMSSCAAAVLEEYPDIVFSYGFNDEYSFVFKRKTKFYQRRASKIMSLIVSFFSSVYATKWKEFFPHKEMKCPLSFLARVLCCASLEVLQAYLAWRQNECHIRNLHNTCLWMLIKSGKSAKEAVEVLQGTQKQEKNELLFQQFGINYRMLPEMFRQGSCIFMTQAEDVVKYNEHGVPVKRMRRKPMMIHDEHIAGRNFWNGQQYLLMELGAFENDIKKIKADYVRSFLFENKLMPSTWIVIRIDGCHFHRFSEVHEFEKPNDQQALNLMNSCAVAVLEEFKDIVFSYGVSDEYSFVLNKDSKFYQRQASQIVSVIVSFFSSAYVMKWKDFFPCKELKYSPSFDGRAVCYPSTEILRDYLAWRQVDCHINNQYNTCFWMLVKSGKSKSEAQSYLKGTQAREKNELLIRQFNINYDTLPEMFRRGSSVFRMKGEDSMMPENGRLEEVKQKVIIDHSNIIEDSFWKEHPSILS, encoded by the exons ATGGCGAACAGCAAATACGAGTACGTGAAGTCGTTCGAAGTGGAGGATGAGGTGATGCCACCGAATTTGATCATTGTGCGAATTGAGGCATTCAATTTCGATGG GTTTTCTGACATCCATGATTTTGAAAAACCTAACGATGAGAAAGCACTGGCCCTGATGAGCTCATGTGCTGCTGCTGTCTTGGAGGAGTATCCTGATATAGTTTTTTCTTATGGATTTAATGATGAGTACAG ttttgttttcaagagGAAGACAAAGTTCTATCAAAGACGAGCCAG CAAAATAATGTCGCTGATTgtgtcttttttctcttctgttTATGCCACAAAATGGAAAGAGTTCTTTCCTCATAAGGAAATGAAGTGTCCACTTTCCTTTCTTGCACGTGTTCTTTGTTGTGCCTCATTAGAGGTTCTTCAAGCATATCTTGCATGGAGACAAAATGAAT GTCATATCCGTAACCTTCACAATACTTGTCTCTGGATGCTGATTAAAAGTGGAAAATCTGCCAAGGAAGCAGTGGAAGTTTTACAG GGTACccaaaaacaagagaaaaatgagCTTCTTTTTCAGCAATTTGGGATCAACTACAGAATGCTTCCTGAAATGTTTCGTCAAGGGTCATGTATCTTTATGACGCAG GCAGAAGACGTAGTCAAGTACAATGAGCATGGAGTTCCCGTCAAAAGAATGCGGCGAAAACCTATGATGATCCATGATGAACATATAGCTGGGCGAAACTTTTGGAATGGACAGCAATATCTCTTGATGGAACTAGGTGCCTTTGAGAATGATATAAAGAAGATAAAAGCAGATTATGTCAGATCCTTTTTGTTTGAAAACAAGTTGATGCCATCTACTTGGATTGTGATCAGAATTGACGGTTGCCACTTCCACAG ATTTTCGGAAGTTCATGAGTTTGAGAAGCCAAATGATCAGCAAGCTTTGAACCTTATGAATTCATGTGCTGTGGCAGTTCTGGAAGAGTTTAAAGATATTGTCTTCTCTTATGGGGTCAGCGATGAGTATAG CTTTGTTTTGAATAAGGATTCTAAATTTTACCAGCGACAGGCCAG CCAAATAGTTTCTGTCATTGTGTCATTTTTCTCTTCAGCGTATGTGATGAAATGGAAAGACTTTTTCCCATGTAAAGAGTTGAAGTATTCTCCTTCTTTTGATGGACGCGCTGTGTGCTATCCTTCCACTGAAATACTTCGAGATTATCTGGCATGGAGACAAGTTGATT GCCACATCAACAATCAGTACAACACATGTTTCTGGATGCTTGTCAAGTCAGGAAAGAGTAAAAGTGAAGCTCAGAGTTATTTAAAG GGCACACAAGCAAGAGAGAAGAATGAACTTCTAATCAGACAGTTTAACATTAACTACGACACACTACCTGAAATGTTCCGCCGGGGTTCCTCTGTATTTCGCATGAAG GGAGAAGACTCTATGATGCCCGAGAATGGCAGGCTTGAAGAAGTCAAACAGAAAGTAATCATAGACCATTCCAATATCATTGAAGATAGCTTTTGGAAAGAGCATCCAAGCATATTGTCTTAA
- the LOC104415843 gene encoding tRNA(His) guanylyltransferase 2 isoform X2, translating to MDLMMSTVLFSRGRQSSIKDEPEFFPHKEMKCPLSFLARVLCCASLEVLQAYLAWRQNECHIRNLHNTCLWMLIKSGKSAKEAVEVLQGTQKQEKNELLFQQFGINYRMLPEMFRQGSCIFMTQAEDVVKYNEHGVPVKRMRRKPMMIHDEHIAGRNFWNGQQYLLMELGAFENDIKKIKADYVRSFLFENKLMPSTWIVIRIDGCHFHRFSEVHEFEKPNDQQALNLMNSCAVAVLEEFKDIVFSYGVSDEYSFVLNKDSKFYQRQASQIVSVIVSFFSSAYVMKWKDFFPCKELKYSPSFDGRAVCYPSTEILRDYLAWRQVDCHINNQYNTCFWMLVKSGKSKSEAQSYLKGTQAREKNELLIRQFNINYDTLPEMFRRGSSVFRMKGEDSMMPENGRLEEVKQKVIIDHSNIIEDSFWKEHPSILS from the exons ATGGATTTAATGATGAGTACAG ttttgttttcaagagGAAGACAAAGTTCTATCAAAGACGAGCCAG AGTTCTTTCCTCATAAGGAAATGAAGTGTCCACTTTCCTTTCTTGCACGTGTTCTTTGTTGTGCCTCATTAGAGGTTCTTCAAGCATATCTTGCATGGAGACAAAATGAAT GTCATATCCGTAACCTTCACAATACTTGTCTCTGGATGCTGATTAAAAGTGGAAAATCTGCCAAGGAAGCAGTGGAAGTTTTACAG GGTACccaaaaacaagagaaaaatgagCTTCTTTTTCAGCAATTTGGGATCAACTACAGAATGCTTCCTGAAATGTTTCGTCAAGGGTCATGTATCTTTATGACGCAG GCAGAAGACGTAGTCAAGTACAATGAGCATGGAGTTCCCGTCAAAAGAATGCGGCGAAAACCTATGATGATCCATGATGAACATATAGCTGGGCGAAACTTTTGGAATGGACAGCAATATCTCTTGATGGAACTAGGTGCCTTTGAGAATGATATAAAGAAGATAAAAGCAGATTATGTCAGATCCTTTTTGTTTGAAAACAAGTTGATGCCATCTACTTGGATTGTGATCAGAATTGACGGTTGCCACTTCCACAG ATTTTCGGAAGTTCATGAGTTTGAGAAGCCAAATGATCAGCAAGCTTTGAACCTTATGAATTCATGTGCTGTGGCAGTTCTGGAAGAGTTTAAAGATATTGTCTTCTCTTATGGGGTCAGCGATGAGTATAG CTTTGTTTTGAATAAGGATTCTAAATTTTACCAGCGACAGGCCAG CCAAATAGTTTCTGTCATTGTGTCATTTTTCTCTTCAGCGTATGTGATGAAATGGAAAGACTTTTTCCCATGTAAAGAGTTGAAGTATTCTCCTTCTTTTGATGGACGCGCTGTGTGCTATCCTTCCACTGAAATACTTCGAGATTATCTGGCATGGAGACAAGTTGATT GCCACATCAACAATCAGTACAACACATGTTTCTGGATGCTTGTCAAGTCAGGAAAGAGTAAAAGTGAAGCTCAGAGTTATTTAAAG GGCACACAAGCAAGAGAGAAGAATGAACTTCTAATCAGACAGTTTAACATTAACTACGACACACTACCTGAAATGTTCCGCCGGGGTTCCTCTGTATTTCGCATGAAG GGAGAAGACTCTATGATGCCCGAGAATGGCAGGCTTGAAGAAGTCAAACAGAAAGTAATCATAGACCATTCCAATATCATTGAAGATAGCTTTTGGAAAGAGCATCCAAGCATATTGTCTTAA